In Melopsittacus undulatus isolate bMelUnd1 chromosome 6, bMelUnd1.mat.Z, whole genome shotgun sequence, the following proteins share a genomic window:
- the STRIT1 gene encoding sarcoplasmic/endoplasmic reticulum calcium ATPase regulator DWORF: MAEPAQVPLSHLVVPILLTVGWIVGCALMVYIVFS, encoded by the exons ATGGCAGAACCAG cccAAGTTCCGCTTTCACATCTCGTTGTACCTATACTCCTCACAGTTGGCTGGATAGTGGGCTGTGCACTAATGGTTTACATTGTCTTCTCCTGA